The following are encoded in a window of Flavobacterium cupriresistens genomic DNA:
- a CDS encoding GNAT family N-acetyltransferase, protein MNFSFTSTIILEDDSVLLRPLQELDVENLLEISINEPETWKYSLVGADGKENLINYIQSAIKARENQKEFPFIVFDKKSQKYAGSTRFYDMSLDYKTLQLGYTWYGSAFRGTGLNKHCKFLLLQFAFETLGMERVEFRADNNNQRSIAAMKSIGCKVEGVLRSHMPTANSEIRRDSIVLSILRNEWFDEVKENLKQKL, encoded by the coding sequence ATGAATTTTAGTTTTACCTCCACCATAATACTCGAAGACGACTCCGTTCTACTGCGTCCGCTACAGGAATTAGATGTAGAAAATCTATTGGAAATTTCTATTAATGAACCTGAAACCTGGAAATATTCTTTGGTTGGTGCCGATGGGAAAGAAAATCTGATTAACTATATTCAGTCTGCCATAAAAGCAAGAGAAAATCAAAAGGAATTTCCTTTTATTGTTTTCGATAAAAAGTCTCAGAAATATGCAGGTTCAACTCGTTTTTACGATATGAGTCTGGACTATAAAACCCTGCAATTAGGATATACCTGGTACGGTTCTGCCTTTAGAGGAACAGGACTTAACAAACATTGTAAATTTTTACTGCTACAATTCGCTTTCGAAACGTTGGGGATGGAACGCGTTGAATTTCGTGCCGATAATAATAACCAAAGAAGTATTGCCGCCATGAAAAGTATCGGCTGTAAAGTCGAAGGTGTTTTACGCAGCCACATGCCAACAGCTAATAGTGAAATCCGTCGTGATTCTATTGTTTTGAGTATTCTAAGAAACGAATGGTTTGATGAGGTAAAAGAAAACCTAAAGCAAAAATTGTAA
- a CDS encoding GH92 family glycosyl hydrolase, producing the protein MIKPSILKAVKYRKTLLLSSFLMIAGSYTIEAQKKKTDLKDLIQYVDPMIGTAKMGHTYPGATVPFGSVQLSPETDTIAYASNGKYNGEVYKYCAGYQYEDKTIVGFSHTHFSGTGHSDLGDFLIMPTTGKLQLNPGTASKPLSGYRSAFSHATEKAETAYYSVLLEDHKIKAELTATTRVGMHQYTFPKSDEAHIILDLTSGIYNYDKKNVWTFVRVENDTLITGYRQTSGWARTRTVYFAMSFNKPIKSYGQGTLEKSVYRGFWGRFDQTKNFPEMAGRDLKLFFDFDTQEGEKIKIKMALSPVSSAGALENMKKEIPDWDFERVKKQSQEVWNKELNKIQIEALQKEDLVNFYTAMYHSFLGPTEYMDLDGTYKGLDMNVHKADNFRNYTSYSLWDTYRALHPLFNIVQPARNSDMISSMLAHSDQSVHKMLPIWSHYANENWCMIGYHSVSVIADAIVKGNTNFDPEKALQACVNTAKVPYYDGLEFYMKKGYVPEDKNGASVSKTLEYAYDDWAIAQAAKKLGKTEIYNEFIERSKNYKNVYDAKTGFMRPKLNDGTFKKEFDPLDTHGQGFIEGNSWNYSLYVPHDPAEMIKLMGGNDKFKVRLDSLFNMHLPEKYFENTEDITREGIIGNYVHGNEPSHHVVYLYNWTNSPWKAQDKIRMILKKMYRNGADGLGGNDDFGQMSAWYIFSSLGFYPVAPGSDEYALGSPLVKNAIFNLESGKNFEVETVNQSDKNVFVSKVLLNGKLLSKPFLKHSDVINGGKITFYMSSKPNKSYGL; encoded by the coding sequence ATGATTAAACCAAGCATTTTAAAAGCTGTGAAGTATCGTAAAACCCTTTTGTTGTCATCATTTTTGATGATCGCAGGTTCTTACACTATCGAAGCACAGAAAAAAAAGACAGATTTAAAAGATCTGATTCAGTATGTTGATCCAATGATTGGGACAGCCAAAATGGGGCATACCTATCCGGGTGCCACAGTTCCGTTTGGAAGTGTTCAGCTAAGTCCCGAAACCGATACAATTGCTTACGCTTCAAACGGGAAGTACAATGGCGAAGTTTATAAATATTGTGCCGGTTACCAATACGAAGACAAAACAATTGTAGGTTTCAGCCATACCCATTTTAGTGGAACAGGTCACTCTGATTTGGGAGATTTTTTAATTATGCCCACAACCGGAAAATTACAATTGAATCCCGGAACAGCCTCCAAGCCTTTGTCAGGTTATCGATCTGCCTTTTCGCATGCAACAGAAAAAGCAGAAACGGCCTATTACAGTGTTCTTCTGGAAGATCATAAGATCAAAGCAGAACTCACGGCTACAACGCGTGTCGGAATGCATCAGTATACTTTCCCTAAGTCAGATGAGGCACATATTATTCTCGATTTAACTTCAGGAATTTACAACTACGATAAAAAGAATGTGTGGACTTTTGTTCGCGTAGAAAACGATACTTTAATAACAGGATATCGCCAAACCAGCGGATGGGCAAGAACCAGAACGGTTTATTTTGCCATGTCTTTCAATAAACCTATTAAGAGTTACGGACAAGGTACCCTTGAAAAAAGTGTGTACAGAGGTTTTTGGGGAAGATTTGATCAAACCAAGAATTTTCCTGAAATGGCCGGACGTGACCTGAAATTATTTTTTGATTTTGATACTCAAGAAGGCGAAAAAATCAAAATTAAAATGGCTTTATCTCCTGTGAGTTCCGCTGGTGCTCTTGAAAACATGAAGAAAGAAATTCCGGACTGGGATTTCGAACGTGTTAAAAAGCAAAGTCAGGAAGTTTGGAACAAAGAGTTGAATAAAATTCAAATTGAAGCCCTTCAAAAAGAAGATTTGGTTAATTTTTATACCGCGATGTACCATTCTTTCTTAGGGCCAACAGAGTACATGGATCTTGATGGTACGTACAAAGGTTTGGATATGAATGTACACAAAGCCGATAATTTCCGTAATTATACCAGTTATTCTTTATGGGATACCTATAGAGCTTTGCACCCGTTGTTTAATATTGTACAACCGGCAAGAAATTCAGATATGATCAGTTCTATGCTGGCACATTCAGATCAAAGTGTACATAAAATGCTTCCGATCTGGTCGCATTATGCCAACGAAAATTGGTGTATGATCGGTTATCATTCCGTTTCGGTAATTGCAGATGCTATTGTAAAAGGAAATACCAATTTTGATCCCGAAAAGGCACTTCAGGCTTGTGTAAATACCGCTAAAGTTCCGTATTACGACGGTTTAGAATTTTATATGAAAAAAGGGTACGTTCCGGAAGACAAAAACGGAGCTTCGGTTTCTAAAACTTTAGAATATGCCTATGACGACTGGGCAATTGCTCAGGCCGCTAAAAAATTAGGCAAAACCGAAATTTATAATGAATTTATTGAAAGGTCAAAAAACTATAAAAACGTGTATGATGCCAAAACAGGTTTCATGCGCCCGAAATTAAATGACGGAACTTTCAAAAAAGAATTTGATCCTTTAGATACACACGGACAAGGTTTTATTGAAGGAAATTCATGGAATTACAGTTTGTATGTACCGCACGACCCAGCTGAAATGATAAAATTAATGGGGGGTAATGATAAATTTAAGGTTCGTTTAGATTCTTTATTTAATATGCATCTGCCGGAGAAATATTTCGAAAATACAGAAGACATTACAAGAGAAGGAATCATCGGAAATTATGTTCACGGAAATGAGCCATCACACCATGTAGTTTATCTGTACAACTGGACCAATTCACCGTGGAAAGCACAAGACAAGATTAGAATGATTTTGAAAAAAATGTACCGCAACGGAGCAGACGGTTTAGGAGGAAATGATGATTTCGGACAAATGAGCGCCTGGTATATTTTTAGTAGTTTAGGATTTTACCCTGTTGCCCCCGGTTCTGACGAATATGCTTTAGGAAGTCCATTAGTAAAAAATGCGATTTTTAATCTGGAAAGCGGTAAAAATTTCGAAGTAGAAACGGTAAACCAATCAGATAAAAATGTGTTTGTGAGCAAAGTTCTTCTAAACGGAAAATTACTTTCCAAACCTTTCTTAAAACACTCAGATGTGATTAACGGAGGAAAAATTACGTTTTATATGAGTAGTAAACCTAATAAGAGTTATGGGTTGTAA